From the genome of Colwellia psychrerythraea 34H, one region includes:
- a CDS encoding S4 domain-containing protein, with translation MSTSQDPQKKPIRLDKWLWAARFYRTRAIAKQMIDGGKIFYNGQRTKSGKAVSIGDIIKIRQGFEEKEVTVIALADKRSDATFAQTLYQESKQSIETREKNALARKQGILLSPASVTKPDKKQRRKLREFKERI, from the coding sequence ATGTCAACAAGTCAAGATCCTCAAAAAAAGCCAATTCGTTTAGATAAATGGCTTTGGGCTGCAAGATTCTATCGAACCCGCGCTATTGCTAAACAGATGATTGATGGCGGAAAAATTTTTTATAATGGTCAACGTACTAAGTCGGGAAAAGCCGTATCAATCGGTGATATAATAAAAATCAGACAAGGATTTGAAGAAAAAGAAGTCACCGTTATTGCATTAGCTGACAAACGCAGTGACGCTACTTTTGCTCAAACCTTATATCAAGAAAGTAAACAAAGTATTGAAACCCGTGAGAAAAATGCCCTAGCACGTAAGCAAGGTATTCTCCTTAGCCCTGCTAGTGTTACTAAGCCAGATAAAAAACAACGTAGGAAACTACGTGAATTTAAAGAAAGGATCTAA
- the hslO gene encoding Hsp33 family molecular chaperone HslO, producing the protein MSQFNVLNRYLFTDAHARGELVQLSSSFESIIKNHNYPVGVEKLLGELLCATCLLTATLKFEGDITVQLQGDGPVGYMSVSGNNKQQMRGIAKMAEETSADTLQTLIGKGTMIITIRPNAGEAYQGVVALDEESLADCLAHYFDVSEQIPTKIWLFCDTEQQLAAGALVQLLPDGDGSTENKEQQQSDFEHLCQLTNTIKSEEVFSLEAEALLYRLYHQEQVNIFEPQMVSYLCGCSADKCLSAISQIEPSEIKAILAEHGKISMTCDYCITTYDFDELSLKSFISKVNH; encoded by the coding sequence ATGAGCCAATTCAATGTATTAAATCGCTACTTATTTACCGATGCCCATGCCCGTGGTGAACTCGTACAATTAAGTAGTAGCTTTGAAAGTATTATTAAAAACCATAATTATCCTGTCGGTGTAGAAAAACTACTTGGTGAGCTACTTTGTGCGACTTGCCTATTAACCGCGACCCTCAAGTTTGAAGGTGATATTACCGTGCAATTGCAAGGTGATGGCCCTGTTGGTTATATGTCGGTTAGCGGCAACAACAAGCAACAAATGCGTGGCATTGCCAAAATGGCAGAAGAAACGTCAGCTGATACTCTGCAAACGTTAATTGGTAAAGGCACTATGATTATCACTATTCGCCCTAATGCTGGCGAAGCCTATCAGGGTGTTGTTGCTTTAGATGAAGAGAGCCTTGCCGATTGTTTAGCGCATTATTTTGATGTTTCAGAGCAAATACCTACTAAAATTTGGTTGTTTTGTGATACTGAGCAGCAATTAGCCGCCGGTGCTTTAGTGCAATTATTACCTGATGGCGACGGAAGTACTGAAAACAAAGAACAACAGCAAAGTGACTTTGAACATTTATGTCAGCTCACTAATACCATTAAAAGTGAAGAAGTCTTTTCATTAGAAGCTGAAGCATTACTTTATCGTTTATATCACCAAGAGCAAGTCAATATATTTGAGCCACAAATGGTTAGCTATCTGTGTGGCTGTTCTGCTGATAAATGTTTATCGGCAATATCGCAAATTGAACCAAGTGAAATTAAAGCGATATTAGCAGAGCATGGAAAAATTTCGATGACCTGTGATTACTGTATCACTACTTATGATTTTGACGAACTGAGCTTAAAAAGTTTCATTTCGAAAGTTAATCATTAA
- the pckA gene encoding phosphoenolpyruvate carboxykinase (ATP) — translation MTAPKNSIDLSQYGIDDVNEVVYNPSYELLFSEETKAGLEGFDKGIVTELGAVNVDTGIFTGRSPKDKYIVRDDVTRDTVWWSDQGKNDNKAMTPETWDHLKGLVTTQLSGQRLFVVDTFCGADEATRLKVRFITQVAWQAHFVKNMFIRPTDAELENYEPDFVVMNGAKTVNDKWEEQGLNSENFVAFNLTEKIQLIGGTWYGGEMKKGMFSMMNYYLPLQGIASMHCSANVGEDGDTAIFFGLSGTGKTTLSTDPKRQLIGDDEHGWDDNGVFNFEGGCYAKTINLSKENEPDIYNAIRRDALLENVTVDANGKIDFDDNSKTENTRVSYPIHHIDNIVKPVSRAGHAKKVIFLTADAFGVLPPVAKLTPEQTEYYFLSGFTAKLAGTERGITEPTPTFSSCFGAAFLSLHPTQYAEVLHKRMDDAGAEAYLVNTGWNGTGKRISIKATRAIIDAILDGSIDNAETETVPFFNLEVPKVIAGVEGDILDPRNTYEDPSVWNDKAVDLAKRFVNNFDKFTDTDNGKALVAAGPQL, via the coding sequence ATGACCGCCCCGAAAAACTCAATTGATTTGTCACAATACGGCATCGACGATGTTAACGAAGTTGTTTATAACCCATCGTATGAGTTACTTTTTAGTGAAGAAACTAAAGCTGGCCTTGAGGGCTTTGATAAAGGCATAGTAACTGAGCTTGGTGCAGTTAATGTAGACACGGGGATATTTACCGGTCGCTCTCCTAAAGATAAGTATATTGTTCGCGATGATGTAACTCGCGATACAGTATGGTGGTCTGATCAAGGTAAAAATGATAATAAGGCTATGACTCCTGAAACATGGGATCACTTAAAAGGCTTAGTAACTACACAACTTTCTGGCCAACGTTTATTTGTTGTTGATACTTTTTGTGGTGCTGATGAAGCAACACGTTTAAAAGTACGTTTCATTACACAAGTAGCTTGGCAAGCACATTTCGTTAAAAACATGTTCATTCGTCCTACCGATGCAGAACTTGAAAATTACGAACCCGATTTCGTGGTAATGAATGGTGCGAAAACAGTTAATGATAAATGGGAAGAGCAAGGTTTAAACTCAGAGAACTTTGTTGCTTTCAACTTAACTGAAAAAATTCAATTGATTGGCGGTACTTGGTACGGCGGCGAGATGAAAAAAGGTATGTTCTCAATGATGAACTACTACCTTCCATTACAAGGCATTGCTTCAATGCATTGTAGTGCAAACGTTGGTGAAGATGGTGACACTGCTATCTTCTTCGGTTTGTCTGGCACAGGTAAAACAACACTTTCTACCGATCCTAAACGTCAACTTATCGGTGATGATGAACACGGTTGGGATGACAATGGAGTATTTAACTTTGAAGGTGGCTGTTACGCTAAAACAATCAACCTAAGCAAAGAAAACGAACCTGATATTTACAATGCCATTCGTCGTGACGCTTTACTAGAAAACGTTACGGTTGATGCAAATGGTAAAATCGATTTTGATGATAATTCAAAAACAGAAAACACACGTGTTTCTTACCCAATTCATCATATTGATAACATTGTTAAGCCTGTTTCACGTGCTGGTCATGCTAAAAAAGTTATCTTCTTAACGGCTGATGCTTTTGGTGTTTTACCACCCGTAGCTAAATTAACACCAGAACAAACAGAATATTACTTTCTTTCAGGTTTTACCGCTAAATTAGCAGGTACTGAACGTGGTATTACTGAACCAACACCAACTTTCTCAAGTTGTTTTGGAGCAGCGTTCTTAAGCTTACACCCTACGCAATATGCTGAAGTTTTACATAAGCGTATGGATGATGCTGGCGCTGAAGCTTACCTTGTAAACACTGGCTGGAATGGTACTGGCAAACGAATTTCTATCAAAGCAACGCGTGCTATTATTGATGCAATCTTAGATGGTTCAATTGACAATGCTGAAACTGAAACCGTACCGTTTTTCAACTTAGAAGTACCTAAAGTAATTGCTGGCGTTGAGGGAGATATCCTTGATCCTCGTAATACTTATGAAGATCCAAGTGTTTGGAATGATAAAGCGGTAGACTTAGCGAAACGTTTTGTTAATAACTTTGATAAGTTTACAGATACTGATAACGGTAAAGCGCTTGTTGCTGCTGGTCCTCAGTTATAA
- the envZ gene encoding two-component system sensor histidine kinase EnvZ — protein sequence MKILPRSAFGQTVLLIGFLLFINQIVSYISFALYVIEPNQQQMNQLLAKQVRVVFIDINDAKLSPKMAKAFHNETGIGVYREEDAYKFGLANAGLYPYRSEQMSALLGGPAEVRISQGDEYLFWIRAPQAPHLWVKIPLIGMEKGSFSPLIFFMVVIGLLSVMGGWVFVRQLNRPLKSLEIAAEDVGRGDFPDPLIERGTSEVMAVTQAFNHMSKGIKQLEEDRNLLMAGISHDLRTPLTRIRLASEMMNESDDFLKEGIETDIDDMNNIIDQFIDYIRHDSKDKAELGDLNLLVDEVLNVETPIDRVITFHPGECAKIPLRHVAVRRALANLVQNAIRYTTDEIEVFTGVEKDYAFFIVSDNGAGIPDADIERLFQPFTQGDTARGTEGSGLGLAIIKRIVDTHGGKVKLSNKPSGGLQAKVYLPLVFK from the coding sequence ATGAAAATATTGCCACGCAGTGCGTTTGGACAAACGGTTTTATTGATAGGTTTTTTACTTTTTATCAATCAAATCGTTTCCTACATTTCTTTTGCGCTCTATGTTATTGAGCCAAACCAGCAACAAATGAATCAATTGTTGGCTAAACAGGTACGTGTAGTTTTCATTGATATCAATGATGCCAAGTTAAGCCCGAAAATGGCAAAGGCCTTTCATAATGAAACGGGCATTGGTGTTTATCGTGAAGAAGATGCCTACAAGTTTGGTTTAGCCAATGCAGGGTTATATCCTTATCGATCTGAACAAATGTCCGCATTGCTTGGTGGGCCAGCTGAAGTAAGAATTTCGCAAGGTGATGAGTACCTTTTTTGGATACGAGCACCTCAGGCACCGCATCTTTGGGTAAAAATTCCTCTGATAGGTATGGAGAAAGGGAGCTTTTCGCCGTTAATATTCTTTATGGTTGTTATCGGTTTATTAAGTGTTATGGGCGGTTGGGTTTTTGTACGACAGCTCAATCGACCGTTAAAGTCACTAGAAATAGCGGCAGAAGATGTTGGTCGAGGTGATTTTCCTGACCCGCTTATTGAGCGCGGTACCTCAGAAGTTATGGCGGTAACTCAAGCCTTTAATCATATGTCTAAAGGCATTAAGCAGCTCGAAGAAGATCGTAACTTATTAATGGCGGGTATTTCTCATGACTTACGTACGCCTTTGACCCGAATTCGTTTAGCGAGTGAAATGATGAATGAGTCAGATGACTTTCTTAAAGAAGGTATTGAAACCGATATTGATGATATGAATAATATCATCGACCAATTTATTGATTACATTCGTCATGACTCAAAAGATAAAGCAGAGCTCGGTGATTTAAACCTTTTAGTTGATGAAGTGCTGAACGTTGAAACACCCATTGATAGAGTGATAACGTTTCATCCGGGTGAATGCGCTAAAATTCCTTTACGTCACGTTGCGGTTAGACGAGCACTGGCAAATTTAGTGCAAAATGCCATTCGTTATACCACGGATGAAATTGAAGTTTTCACTGGTGTAGAAAAAGACTACGCCTTCTTCATTGTCAGTGATAATGGTGCAGGTATTCCTGATGCTGATATTGAACGATTATTTCAACCTTTTACTCAAGGGGATACGGCTAGAGGGACAGAAGGCAGCGGTCTAGGTTTAGCTATTATAAAGCGTATCGTTGATACTCATGGTGGTAAAGTTAAGCTCTCTAACAAGCCCTCTGGTGGCTTACAGGCAAAAGTTTATCTTCCTCTAGTGTTTAAATAA
- the ompR gene encoding osmolarity response regulator transcription factor OmpR — protein MTQETPKILVVDDDMRLRSLLERYLVEQGFTVRSAANSEQMDRLLERENFHLLVLDLMLPGEDGLSICRRLRQNSNNIPIVMLTAKGDEVDRIIGLELGADDYMPKPFNPRELLARIKAVLRRRTQEAPGAPALEENVISFGGYHLNLATREMQKDDISMPLTSGEFAVLKALVTHPREPLSRDKLMNLARGRDYSALERSIDVQVSRLRRMLEEDPAKPRYLQTVWGLGYVFVPDGSPA, from the coding sequence ATGACTCAAGAAACACCTAAAATTTTAGTAGTAGATGATGATATGCGTTTACGCTCATTATTAGAGCGTTATTTAGTTGAACAAGGTTTTACGGTTCGAAGTGCGGCTAATTCAGAACAAATGGATCGTCTGCTTGAACGTGAAAACTTTCATTTGTTAGTACTTGATTTAATGTTACCCGGCGAAGATGGTTTATCAATTTGTCGTCGCTTACGTCAGAATTCCAATAACATTCCGATTGTGATGTTAACAGCGAAAGGTGATGAAGTTGACCGTATTATTGGCCTAGAGCTAGGTGCAGATGATTATATGCCCAAGCCTTTCAACCCTAGAGAGTTACTTGCCCGTATTAAAGCCGTATTACGTCGTCGTACTCAAGAAGCTCCGGGAGCACCTGCACTAGAAGAAAATGTTATTAGTTTTGGTGGCTACCATTTAAATTTAGCTACTCGTGAAATGCAAAAAGACGATATTAGTATGCCGTTAACCAGTGGCGAATTTGCTGTACTTAAGGCATTAGTTACCCATCCGAGAGAGCCATTATCACGTGATAAATTGATGAACCTTGCACGTGGTAGAGATTACTCAGCATTGGAGCGTAGTATAGATGTGCAAGTATCTCGCTTACGTCGAATGCTTGAAGAGGATCCTGCTAAGCCAAGATACTTACAAACGGTTTGGGGCTTAGGTTATGTCTTTGTGCCTGATGGTAGCCCAGCTTAG
- a CDS encoding TlpA disulfide reductase family protein, whose protein sequence is MVNSLKTLVNLLIITMALLLTCKSTHASGPVKEFEQAMAQHKGKIVYVDFWASWCVPCRKSFPWMNAMQAKHQEQGFVVLSINLDAEETLSTKFLKQTPANFAIIYDAKGKLAQKFKLKGMPSSYLFDRQGKLISAHTGFNGKKQQQYEHEISQALAQ, encoded by the coding sequence ATGGTCAACTCACTAAAAACCTTAGTAAACCTATTAATAATAACCATGGCATTATTGCTTACTTGCAAAAGTACACACGCAAGTGGTCCAGTAAAAGAATTTGAACAAGCGATGGCGCAACACAAAGGTAAAATTGTTTATGTTGATTTTTGGGCTTCTTGGTGTGTTCCTTGTCGTAAATCTTTTCCATGGATGAATGCCATGCAAGCAAAACATCAAGAGCAAGGTTTTGTAGTGCTGAGTATTAATCTGGATGCGGAGGAAACATTATCAACGAAGTTTTTGAAACAGACCCCAGCTAACTTTGCCATTATTTATGATGCAAAAGGAAAGTTAGCGCAAAAATTTAAACTAAAAGGTATGCCTAGCAGTTACTTATTTGATCGCCAAGGCAAACTCATTAGTGCCCACACTGGTTTTAATGGTAAAAAGCAGCAACAGTATGAACATGAAATATCGCAAGCACTAGCCCAATGA
- a CDS encoding PepSY domain-containing protein → MKKTVKPFSQQLNRTFRKWHRKLGVFAAFFIVFLSVTGVALNHTDGLSLAHQPIKSTLLLDYYGISIPQDVRFYQQQTIQVVNNSVWLEGHLLFESDAKIVSVGQLFLKHNKQKVFVVATRQSILLYNLEGELVDMLGTESGVPEMIKAMSINNGQVIVDSAEGYYQTDSDFFDWQVIQPLIAPKWLQSEQASGDVVHQAELAYRAQFLTLERIIIDSHSGRILGDIGVFFMDFIALLLIVLSISGLYIWVKYTKNTRK, encoded by the coding sequence ATGAAAAAAACTGTTAAACCATTCTCTCAACAGCTAAATCGCACTTTTAGAAAGTGGCATCGAAAACTGGGCGTTTTTGCTGCATTTTTTATTGTTTTTTTATCTGTTACGGGAGTCGCTCTTAACCATACCGATGGTTTATCCTTGGCGCACCAACCAATTAAAAGTACTCTGCTACTTGATTATTATGGTATTTCTATTCCTCAAGATGTTCGTTTTTATCAACAACAAACTATTCAGGTAGTTAATAACAGTGTCTGGCTTGAGGGTCATTTGTTATTTGAAAGTGATGCTAAAATTGTTAGTGTTGGTCAGTTATTTTTGAAACATAATAAGCAAAAAGTGTTTGTTGTAGCTACTCGGCAAAGTATTTTACTATACAACCTTGAAGGTGAGTTAGTTGACATGCTTGGTACCGAATCAGGCGTACCTGAAATGATAAAAGCAATGAGTATTAATAACGGCCAGGTGATAGTTGATAGTGCTGAAGGTTATTATCAAACTGACAGCGACTTTTTCGATTGGCAAGTTATTCAACCACTTATTGCACCAAAATGGCTGCAATCTGAGCAGGCTTCTGGCGATGTAGTACATCAGGCCGAACTGGCTTATCGTGCTCAATTTCTAACACTCGAGCGCATTATTATTGATAGCCATAGTGGCCGTATTCTAGGTGATATAGGCGTGTTCTTTATGGATTTTATAGCTTTATTATTGATTGTTTTATCAATAAGCGGACTTTATATCTGGGTGAAATACACTAAAAACACCCGAAAATAA
- a CDS encoding FMN-binding protein — translation MKKFLFLVLLYCFLAMNVMAKGVYQTSEEFLKGIFHEQVPAVQVLWLSAEDKKTIAEILSHKYSRMRVRYWQEANDNVWILNEVGKEKPITIAVHIHKDAIKQLKVLTFRETRGDEVRHDFYSEQFAQATLTKDKTLSQHIDGITGATLSVRATTKVARLALWLNSKVTL, via the coding sequence GTGAAAAAGTTTTTATTTTTAGTACTTTTATACTGCTTTTTAGCGATGAATGTTATGGCTAAAGGGGTATATCAAACATCTGAGGAGTTCCTTAAAGGGATTTTTCATGAGCAAGTACCTGCGGTGCAAGTCTTGTGGTTAAGTGCGGAAGATAAAAAAACTATTGCAGAAATTCTTAGTCATAAATACAGTCGTATGCGGGTGCGTTACTGGCAAGAAGCTAATGATAACGTCTGGATTCTAAATGAGGTGGGTAAAGAAAAACCAATCACCATTGCCGTTCACATTCATAAAGATGCAATTAAACAGCTCAAAGTGCTTACTTTTAGAGAAACCCGAGGTGATGAAGTTCGTCATGACTTTTATAGTGAACAATTTGCGCAGGCAACACTGACAAAAGATAAAACGCTCAGTCAGCATATTGATGGCATTACGGGCGCAACCTTATCGGTAAGAGCAACCACAAAAGTCGCCAGACTTGCTCTGTGGTTAAATAGTAAAGTCACTCTTTAA
- a CDS encoding porin, whose protein sequence is MNKTLIASVIATLLTSNAAIASEETVELRKVITQQQEVLKSLEQRLNETEKKLEATADQVEVVTESTGGMFANTTIGGYGELHYNNYEDQDAKIDFHRFVLFFGHEFSDSIRFFSEFELEHSIAGEGKSGEVELEQAYVEVDINEATSSKVGLFLIPVGIINETHEPPTFYGVERNGVEKNIIPATWWEAGLSFNYKPVGGVSLDGAVTSGLEVGDDFKIRNGRQKVAKATAENLAYTGRVKYTAITGLELAATVQYQTDITQGGNNFDAPIDTADATLLEAHAVYQVNDFTVRALYARWDINGDEAKALGRDEQTGWYLEPSYRISEKVGVFARYAEYDNNAGNSDSTTVESTNVGVSYFLHEDVVLKADYEDLGGSIDSKGFNLGFGYQF, encoded by the coding sequence ATGAACAAAACATTAATTGCCTCAGTTATTGCGACATTGCTTACAAGTAATGCTGCTATCGCTAGCGAAGAAACGGTTGAGTTACGTAAAGTCATTACTCAACAACAAGAAGTGCTTAAGTCACTAGAACAACGTTTAAATGAAACAGAAAAAAAACTTGAAGCAACGGCTGATCAAGTTGAAGTGGTTACTGAAAGTACTGGCGGTATGTTTGCTAACACTACAATTGGTGGTTATGGTGAGTTACATTACAATAACTATGAAGATCAAGATGCGAAGATAGATTTTCACCGTTTTGTATTGTTTTTCGGGCATGAGTTTTCTGATAGCATACGTTTTTTCTCTGAATTTGAACTAGAGCATTCTATTGCTGGTGAAGGAAAGTCAGGAGAAGTTGAACTTGAACAAGCCTATGTTGAAGTTGATATTAATGAAGCGACAAGCTCTAAAGTTGGTTTGTTCTTAATTCCTGTCGGCATTATCAATGAAACGCATGAGCCACCAACATTCTATGGTGTTGAACGTAACGGTGTTGAGAAGAACATTATTCCTGCTACTTGGTGGGAAGCTGGTTTATCATTTAATTATAAGCCAGTAGGTGGTGTAAGTCTTGATGGTGCAGTGACTAGTGGTTTAGAAGTTGGTGATGACTTTAAAATTCGTAACGGTCGTCAAAAAGTGGCTAAAGCAACGGCAGAAAACCTTGCTTATACTGGTCGTGTTAAATACACAGCCATTACTGGTTTAGAGCTAGCAGCAACGGTACAGTATCAAACAGATATTACTCAAGGTGGCAATAATTTTGACGCCCCTATTGATACTGCAGATGCAACATTACTTGAAGCGCATGCTGTTTATCAAGTTAATGATTTCACCGTTCGTGCTTTATACGCGCGCTGGGACATCAATGGTGATGAAGCCAAAGCGTTAGGTCGTGATGAGCAAACAGGTTGGTATCTTGAACCTTCTTACAGAATAAGTGAAAAAGTAGGCGTTTTCGCTCGTTATGCAGAATATGACAACAACGCAGGTAATAGCGATTCAACCACTGTTGAATCAACAAATGTTGGTGTTAGTTATTTCTTACATGAAGACGTAGTGTTAAAAGCGGATTATGAGGACTTAGGTGGTTCTATAGACTCAAAGGGCTTCAACCTAGGTTTTGGCTATCAGTTTTAG
- a CDS encoding mechanosensitive ion channel family protein, whose translation MEINIEKIEHYMQMLGEMGLQFGVQFLLAIVVYFVGNFIIKRVLSLVGKGLEKKKVEITLHQFLLSILSTLLKAIQIIILASMLGIQTASFIAILGAAGLAIGLALQGSLANFAGGVLILLFRPFKNGDAIKAQGYVGSVEEIQIFNTILKTFDNQRIIIPNGLLSNGCVTNINVNGTRRVDMVFGIGYDDDIAKAKALLRTIIEADERVLKDQAVDIWVGEHGESSVNLFVRPWANAEDYWGIYFDMMEKVKIEFDKAGISIPFPQRDVHMHQK comes from the coding sequence ATGGAAATCAATATAGAAAAAATCGAACATTATATGCAAATGCTTGGTGAGATGGGTCTGCAATTCGGCGTACAATTTTTATTAGCCATTGTTGTTTATTTCGTCGGTAATTTTATTATCAAAAGAGTGCTTAGCCTAGTAGGTAAAGGACTAGAAAAGAAAAAGGTTGAGATTACCTTACATCAGTTTTTATTAAGTATTTTAAGTACGTTATTAAAAGCGATTCAAATTATAATTCTTGCTTCTATGCTTGGCATTCAAACCGCGTCGTTTATTGCTATTTTAGGTGCTGCTGGTTTAGCAATTGGTTTAGCGTTGCAAGGTAGTTTAGCTAACTTTGCTGGTGGCGTTTTAATCTTATTATTCCGTCCGTTTAAAAATGGCGATGCCATTAAAGCGCAAGGTTATGTTGGTAGCGTTGAAGAAATTCAAATTTTTAATACCATCCTAAAAACATTTGATAACCAACGTATTATTATTCCAAATGGTTTGTTATCTAATGGTTGTGTGACCAATATTAATGTTAACGGTACCCGTCGTGTAGATATGGTATTTGGTATTGGTTATGACGATGATATCGCTAAAGCAAAAGCACTTTTACGTACAATAATTGAAGCCGATGAACGTGTACTTAAAGACCAAGCCGTAGATATTTGGGTTGGTGAACACGGTGAAAGTTCAGTAAATTTATTTGTTCGTCCTTGGGCGAATGCAGAAGATTACTGGGGCATTTATTTCGATATGATGGAAAAAGTGAAAATTGAATTCGATAAAGCTGGTATCAGCATTCCATTTCCACAACGCGATGTGCATATGCATCAAAAGTAG